The following proteins come from a genomic window of Sinorhizobium fredii NGR234:
- a CDS encoding phosphate acetyltransferase, with protein sequence MSEVTTLAAQPSKYDRLIAAAQAETPAVTIVAHPCDETSLRGALEAAEMGLVKPVLVGPEAKIRYVAAEHRLEIGGREIVDVPHSHAAAAKAVALIREGRGELLMKGSLHTDELMHEVAASATGLRTDRRISHVFVMDVPGHAETLFITDAAINIFPDLEAKRDIVQNAIDLWVTIGLGEPRVAIVSAVETVTAKIPSTIEAAALCKMAERGQITGGLIDGPLAFDNAVDPEAARIKGITSPVAGHAQIIVVPDLEAGNMLAKNLTFLSHADAAGIVLGARVPIVLTSRADSVRTRLASCAVAALYAARRRAAQVAAV encoded by the coding sequence GTGTCCGAGGTGACCACATTGGCGGCTCAGCCGTCCAAGTACGACCGCCTGATCGCTGCCGCGCAGGCCGAAACGCCGGCGGTAACGATCGTTGCCCATCCCTGTGACGAAACCTCGTTGCGCGGCGCGCTCGAAGCGGCTGAAATGGGGCTCGTCAAGCCGGTGCTGGTGGGGCCCGAAGCGAAGATCCGCTATGTGGCGGCCGAGCACCGGCTCGAGATTGGTGGCCGGGAGATCGTCGATGTCCCGCACAGCCATGCCGCGGCGGCGAAGGCGGTCGCGCTCATTCGCGAGGGCAGGGGCGAGCTTCTGATGAAGGGCAGCCTGCACACCGACGAACTGATGCACGAGGTCGCCGCTTCGGCCACGGGTCTCAGGACCGATCGGCGGATCAGCCACGTCTTCGTCATGGACGTCCCCGGCCACGCAGAGACGCTCTTCATCACCGACGCAGCCATCAACATCTTCCCGGATCTCGAAGCCAAGCGCGACATCGTGCAGAACGCGATCGATCTCTGGGTGACGATCGGGCTCGGAGAGCCACGGGTCGCAATCGTTTCGGCGGTGGAGACGGTCACGGCCAAGATCCCCTCGACGATCGAAGCGGCGGCGCTCTGCAAGATGGCCGAGCGCGGCCAGATCACCGGCGGCCTCATCGACGGACCGCTCGCCTTCGACAATGCGGTCGATCCGGAGGCAGCCCGCATCAAGGGGATCACATCACCGGTGGCCGGCCATGCGCAGATCATCGTGGTGCCGGATCTGGAGGCCGGCAACATGCTCGCCAAGAACCTGACCTTCCTTTCCCATGCCGACGCGGCCGGCATCGTTCTCGGCGCACGCGTGCCGATCGTGCTGACGTCGCGGGCGGACTCGGTCAGAACGCGTCTCGCTTCCTGCGCGGTCGCGGCGCTCTACGCGGCCCGGCGCCGCGCGGCGCAAGTGGCGGCGGTCTGA
- the fabI gene encoding enoyl-ACP reductase FabI — protein sequence MSLPTVKAKLLEGRKGLIVGIANNRSIAWGCARAFRAFGAELAITYLNDKAKPYVEPLAGELEAAIFLPLDAAVPGQMEAVFERIAETWGELDFVVHSIAFSPKEALGGRVTDVPREGFLKTMDISCWSFIRMAQLAEPLMKRGGTLFTMTYHGSQVVVENYNIMGVAKAALESAVRYIAAELGPKGIRVHAISPGALATRAASGIPEFDALLEKTKVKSPTRELVDIDDVGVATAFLAHDAARLITGQVLYVDGGYHIID from the coding sequence ATGTCCCTACCCACCGTCAAGGCCAAACTGCTTGAAGGCCGCAAGGGCCTCATTGTCGGCATCGCCAACAACCGCTCGATCGCCTGGGGCTGCGCCCGCGCTTTCCGCGCCTTCGGGGCCGAACTGGCGATCACGTATCTGAACGACAAGGCGAAGCCCTATGTGGAGCCGCTGGCGGGCGAACTCGAGGCGGCGATCTTCCTGCCGTTGGACGCCGCCGTGCCCGGCCAGATGGAGGCGGTCTTCGAGCGCATCGCGGAGACCTGGGGAGAGCTTGACTTCGTCGTCCACTCGATCGCCTTTTCGCCGAAGGAAGCGCTCGGTGGCCGGGTGACCGACGTTCCGCGCGAGGGCTTCCTGAAGACGATGGATATCTCCTGCTGGTCCTTCATCCGCATGGCGCAGCTCGCCGAACCGCTGATGAAGCGTGGCGGGACGCTCTTTACGATGACCTATCACGGCTCGCAGGTCGTGGTGGAGAACTATAACATCATGGGTGTTGCGAAGGCCGCGCTCGAGAGCGCGGTGCGCTACATCGCAGCCGAACTCGGACCGAAGGGCATCCGGGTGCACGCGATCTCACCCGGCGCGCTTGCGACCCGTGCCGCCTCCGGCATCCCCGAGTTCGATGCGTTGCTGGAAAAGACCAAAGTGAAATCGCCGACGCGCGAACTCGTCGACATCGACGACGTCGGTGTCGCGACGGCCTTTCTCGCGCACGACGCGGCGCGGCTGATCACCGGCCAGGTTCTCTACGTCGACGGTGGCTATCACATCATCGATTGA
- a CDS encoding acetate/propionate family kinase, with amino-acid sequence MDALLVVNAGSSSLKFQVFGIVAAGLARQVRGQIGGIGTRPRLQAKGAEGTVLVDQSYAAEAVRDLPAAIAAAREWLLTLDGLELRAIGHRVVHGGPDYAQPVLIDATVLDRLASYQDLAPLHQPNNLAPIRLAMEINPDVPQVACFDTAFHRGHAEHTDCYALPRTFYDQGIRRYGFHGLSYEYIAERLREIAPGAAGGKVIVAHLGSGASMCALSDGRSIESTMGFTALDGLPMGTRPGQLDPGVVLYLISEKGMSADAVSDLLYHDAGLKGLSGISNDMRELLASDDPRAAFAIAHFVHRCMLNAGMLAAALGGLDAFVFTAGVGENSAPIRARIAEGLAWLGAELDPTANDAGGPLISTATSRVALHVIPTDEELMIARHTLALISTHHA; translated from the coding sequence ATGGACGCGCTCCTCGTCGTCAATGCCGGTTCCTCCAGCCTGAAGTTCCAGGTCTTCGGGATTGTCGCGGCTGGTCTGGCGCGCCAGGTCCGGGGCCAGATCGGCGGCATCGGTACGCGACCGCGCCTGCAGGCAAAGGGTGCGGAGGGAACCGTGCTCGTCGACCAGAGCTACGCCGCGGAAGCCGTTCGCGATCTTCCGGCCGCCATTGCGGCAGCACGAGAATGGCTGCTGACACTCGACGGATTGGAGCTGCGGGCGATCGGCCATCGCGTCGTTCACGGCGGGCCGGACTATGCGCAGCCTGTGCTGATCGACGCGACGGTGCTGGACCGTCTCGCCAGCTACCAGGACCTGGCACCGCTGCACCAGCCTAACAATCTGGCGCCGATCCGGCTTGCCATGGAAATCAATCCCGACGTGCCGCAGGTCGCCTGTTTCGATACGGCCTTTCATCGGGGCCATGCCGAACACACCGATTGCTACGCCCTGCCGCGCACTTTCTATGATCAGGGTATCCGTCGCTACGGCTTCCATGGACTTTCCTACGAATACATCGCGGAGCGATTGCGCGAGATCGCCCCGGGGGCAGCCGGCGGCAAGGTTATCGTCGCGCATCTTGGCAGCGGCGCGTCGATGTGCGCGCTTAGCGACGGCCGCAGCATCGAGAGCACCATGGGCTTCACGGCGCTTGATGGCCTGCCGATGGGAACGCGGCCGGGCCAACTCGACCCGGGTGTCGTGCTCTATCTCATCTCGGAGAAAGGCATGAGTGCCGATGCCGTCTCGGACCTTCTCTACCACGACGCCGGTCTCAAGGGTCTCTCCGGAATCTCGAACGACATGCGCGAACTTCTGGCAAGCGACGATCCGCGCGCCGCTTTCGCAATCGCCCATTTCGTCCATCGCTGCATGCTCAACGCCGGCATGTTGGCCGCGGCGCTCGGCGGTCTCGACGCCTTTGTGTTCACGGCCGGCGTCGGCGAAAATTCCGCGCCGATCCGCGCCCGCATCGCCGAAGGGCTCGCATGGCTTGGCGCGGAGCTCGACCCGACCGCCAATGATGCCGGCGGCCCGCTTATTTCAACCGCGACGAGCCGCGTTGCACTTCACGTCATCCCGACCGACGAGGAACTGATGATCGCGCGCCATACACTGGCGCTGATCAGCACCCATCACGCCTGA
- a CDS encoding NAD-dependent succinate-semialdehyde dehydrogenase, with protein sequence MALTSALTKHLRAADQFAKLDSFTHASGAWDGATFDVFNPSTGELLATLPDMGIEDAHAAIEAAAKAQPIWAGKPAKDRSAILRCWHDLIVAHADDLAAILTAEMGKPLGEAKGEVLHAASYIEWYAEEAKRIYGETFPAPANDRRMLVIKQPVGVVGTITPWNFPASMVARKIAPALAAGCAIVLKPAEQTPLVAGAMFVLAEKAGFPAGVLNLLYASEGAPIGRELCSNPKVRKISFTGSTEVGRLLMRQCSDQIKKVSLELGGNAPFIVFDDADIEEAVDGAIQAKFRNAGQTCVSANRIYVQSAVHDAFAEKFVARVRELRVGDGFSPDATIGPMIDGHAIEKIEAHVADALAKGAELRCGGGRIGTKGTFFEPTVLTGISHDMRAAQEETFGPIAPIIHFETAEQVVAEANDTIYGLAAYFYAENLKRVWHVAEALEYGMVGINTGRMSSEAAPFGGIKQSGIGREGSRHGLEDYLEMKYLCMGNI encoded by the coding sequence ATGGCCCTGACATCCGCACTGACGAAACACCTTCGGGCAGCGGACCAATTCGCCAAGCTTGATAGCTTCACACACGCGTCCGGCGCATGGGACGGCGCGACCTTCGACGTCTTCAATCCTTCGACCGGGGAATTGCTGGCGACGCTTCCCGACATGGGGATCGAGGACGCACATGCTGCGATCGAAGCAGCCGCCAAGGCGCAGCCGATCTGGGCGGGCAAGCCGGCCAAGGATCGAAGCGCGATCCTGCGCTGCTGGCACGACCTGATCGTCGCCCATGCCGACGATCTCGCCGCCATCCTGACCGCCGAAATGGGCAAGCCGCTCGGCGAGGCGAAGGGCGAGGTCCTGCATGCCGCCTCCTATATCGAGTGGTATGCGGAGGAGGCGAAACGCATCTATGGCGAAACGTTTCCGGCACCTGCCAATGACCGCCGTATGCTGGTCATCAAGCAGCCGGTCGGCGTCGTCGGCACGATCACACCGTGGAATTTCCCCGCATCGATGGTGGCGCGCAAGATCGCCCCGGCACTTGCCGCTGGCTGCGCCATCGTCCTGAAGCCGGCGGAACAGACGCCGCTTGTCGCCGGAGCGATGTTCGTGCTTGCCGAGAAGGCTGGCTTTCCCGCAGGCGTTCTCAATCTCCTCTACGCCTCGGAAGGGGCGCCGATCGGGCGCGAGCTCTGCAGCAATCCGAAGGTCCGCAAGATCAGCTTCACCGGCTCCACCGAAGTCGGACGGCTGCTGATGCGGCAATGCTCCGACCAGATCAAGAAGGTCAGCCTCGAACTCGGCGGCAACGCCCCCTTCATCGTCTTTGACGATGCGGACATCGAGGAGGCGGTGGACGGCGCGATCCAGGCGAAGTTCCGCAATGCCGGCCAGACCTGCGTCTCGGCGAACCGCATCTATGTGCAATCGGCGGTGCACGACGCCTTCGCGGAAAAATTCGTCGCGCGGGTGCGAGAGCTTCGCGTCGGCGATGGATTTTCACCGGACGCGACCATCGGTCCGATGATCGATGGCCATGCGATCGAGAAGATCGAGGCGCATGTTGCCGATGCGCTCGCCAAGGGAGCAGAACTTCGCTGCGGCGGCGGGCGGATCGGCACGAAGGGGACCTTCTTCGAGCCGACCGTACTCACCGGGATTTCACACGACATGCGTGCGGCCCAGGAAGAGACCTTCGGGCCCATCGCTCCGATCATCCACTTCGAGACCGCCGAACAGGTGGTTGCCGAGGCGAACGACACGATCTATGGCCTCGCCGCCTATTTCTACGCCGAGAATCTGAAGCGGGTCTGGCATGTGGCCGAGGCGCTGGAATACGGCATGGTCGGCATCAACACCGGCCGCATGTCCTCGGAAGCGGCACCCTTCGGCGGCATCAAGCAGTCCGGCATCGGCCGCGAGGGCTCGCGCCACGGTCTCGAGGATTATCTCGAGATGAAATATCTCTGCATGGGCAATATCTGA
- a CDS encoding 4-aminobutyrate--2-oxoglutarate transaminase: MTSLTDRKNAAISRGVGMTTQIYADRAENAEIWDKESNRYIDFAAGIAVVNTGHRHPKVIAAVKAQLDRFTHTCHQVVPYENYVHLAERLNALAPGKFAKKTIFVTTGAEAVENAVKIARAATGRQAVIAFGGGFHGRTFMGMALTGKVVPYKVGFGAMPADVFHAPFPIELHGVSVEQSLAALKKLFAADVDPGRVAAIILEPVQGEGGFYPAPTAFMKALREICDQHGILLIADEVQTGFARTGKLFAMEHHDVAPDLMTMAKSLAGGFPLAAVTGRAEIMDAPGPGGLGGTYGGNPIGIAAAHAVLDVIEEEQLCERANQLGNRLKQRLAQIREKAPEIVDIRGPGFMNAVEFNDVKTKLPSAEFANKVRLIALEKGLILLTCGVHGNVIRFLAPITIQDEVFAEALDILEASILEARG; this comes from the coding sequence ATGACCAGCCTGACCGACCGCAAGAACGCCGCCATATCCCGCGGTGTGGGAATGACCACGCAGATCTACGCTGACCGCGCCGAAAATGCAGAGATCTGGGACAAGGAAAGCAATCGCTATATCGATTTCGCCGCGGGTATCGCCGTCGTCAACACCGGTCACCGCCATCCGAAGGTGATCGCTGCCGTCAAGGCACAGCTCGACCGCTTCACCCACACCTGCCACCAGGTGGTCCCCTATGAGAACTACGTGCATCTGGCCGAGCGCCTCAACGCGCTGGCCCCCGGCAAGTTCGCGAAGAAGACGATTTTCGTCACCACCGGCGCCGAAGCGGTCGAGAACGCGGTGAAGATCGCCCGCGCCGCGACGGGACGGCAGGCCGTCATCGCCTTCGGCGGCGGCTTCCACGGCCGCACCTTCATGGGCATGGCGCTGACCGGCAAGGTGGTGCCCTACAAGGTCGGCTTCGGCGCGATGCCGGCCGACGTGTTCCATGCCCCCTTCCCGATCGAGCTCCACGGCGTCAGCGTCGAGCAGTCGTTGGCGGCGCTGAAGAAGCTCTTTGCCGCCGATGTCGATCCGGGCCGCGTCGCGGCGATCATCCTCGAGCCGGTCCAGGGCGAAGGCGGCTTCTATCCAGCTCCGACCGCATTCATGAAGGCGCTCCGCGAAATCTGCGACCAGCACGGCATCCTGTTGATCGCCGACGAAGTCCAGACCGGCTTTGCCCGGACCGGCAAGCTCTTCGCGATGGAGCATCACGACGTCGCTCCGGACCTGATGACGATGGCCAAGAGCCTTGCCGGCGGCTTCCCGCTTGCCGCGGTCACAGGCCGCGCCGAAATCATGGATGCGCCGGGACCGGGCGGTCTCGGCGGCACCTATGGCGGCAACCCGATCGGCATCGCCGCGGCGCATGCCGTCCTCGACGTGATCGAGGAAGAACAACTTTGCGAGAGGGCCAACCAGCTCGGCAACCGTCTGAAGCAGCGTCTTGCGCAGATCCGCGAAAAGGCGCCCGAGATCGTCGACATTCGTGGTCCAGGCTTCATGAACGCGGTCGAATTCAACGACGTGAAGACGAAGCTGCCGAGCGCCGAATTCGCCAACAAGGTCCGCCTGATCGCCCTTGAAAAAGGATTGATCCTGCTGACTTGCGGCGTGCATGGCAATGTTATCCGCTTCCTGGCGCCGATCACCATCCAGGACGAGGTCTTTGCCGAGGCGCTCGATATCCTCGAGGCATCGATCCTCGAAGCGCGCGGTTGA
- a CDS encoding DUF3141 domain-containing protein, giving the protein MPKQSTIPTFADAFAYSLDAWQRSILFLDVMRQRGEQYDEHTAQTAPHVLDYDAELVVDGRKLDKPVNYALARIIPLAGIAVDPLKRPFVVVDPRAGHGPGIGGFKADSEIGVAMKAGHPCYLIGFLPEPIPGQTIEDIAGAEAIFLQTVIARHPDADGKPCVVGNCQAGWAVMILAALRPELFGPIIIAGTPLSYWAGVRGQYPMRYSGGLLGGSWLTALTSDLGAGIFDGAWLVQNFENQNPANTLWTKQYNLYSNIDTEAGRYLGFERWWGGHVTLNAEEMQFIVDELFVGNKLAAGEIRTSDGTAIDLRNIHSPIVVFCSKGDNITPPPQALDWILDLYDSVDEIRAHGQTIVYAVHDKIGHLGIFVSAGVARKEHDEFASNIDLIDVLPPGLYEAVLEPAREVVEGRDLVAGEWVMRCEARTLDDIRALGGNDIDDERRFATAAKLSEVNLALYRTYLQPAVKAAVTPPIAEAMRRMHPLRLQYEIFGPSNPLMAWIEAAAEHARENRKPTAAENPFLALQENMSRQIVDGLEAWRRTVEHLSEETFRAVYGAPVLQTALGIDSKSDRPRKPAKSHLHEELVKSRIASLRAEIAQGGLREALARALLFVGKARGGADERGFEAIRRLRRAHPTASQLTLPEFKALLRKQYFILLIDEEAALSAIPKLLPEDLEERRSGFNALREVLQASGAVTGDAAERLQRIERLFGLESEAVPFVARKTARERRTS; this is encoded by the coding sequence ATGCCCAAGCAATCCACCATCCCGACATTCGCAGATGCCTTCGCCTATTCGCTCGATGCCTGGCAGCGCTCCATCCTGTTTCTCGACGTCATGCGCCAGCGCGGCGAGCAGTACGACGAGCACACGGCGCAGACTGCTCCGCACGTGCTGGACTACGACGCGGAACTCGTCGTCGACGGCCGCAAGCTTGATAAACCGGTCAACTACGCGCTCGCCCGGATAATCCCGCTCGCGGGCATCGCAGTCGATCCGCTGAAAAGGCCCTTCGTCGTCGTCGACCCGCGCGCCGGCCACGGACCCGGAATCGGTGGCTTCAAGGCCGATAGCGAGATTGGCGTAGCGATGAAGGCCGGCCACCCGTGCTATCTTATCGGCTTTCTTCCAGAACCGATTCCCGGTCAGACGATCGAGGATATCGCCGGTGCCGAAGCGATCTTCCTCCAGACGGTCATCGCCCGCCATCCCGATGCCGACGGCAAGCCCTGCGTGGTCGGCAACTGCCAGGCCGGCTGGGCCGTGATGATCCTCGCGGCCCTGCGCCCGGAGCTCTTCGGCCCGATCATCATCGCCGGCACACCGCTTTCCTATTGGGCGGGGGTGAGAGGCCAATACCCGATGCGCTATTCGGGCGGATTGCTCGGCGGTAGCTGGCTGACGGCGCTCACCAGCGATCTCGGCGCCGGCATATTCGACGGCGCCTGGCTGGTGCAGAATTTCGAGAACCAGAACCCCGCCAATACGCTTTGGACCAAGCAATACAATCTCTATTCGAACATAGACACGGAGGCGGGGCGCTATCTCGGTTTCGAGCGCTGGTGGGGCGGACATGTGACGTTGAACGCTGAGGAGATGCAGTTCATCGTCGACGAACTCTTCGTCGGCAACAAGCTCGCGGCCGGTGAGATCCGCACCTCCGACGGCACCGCCATCGACCTGCGCAACATTCACTCGCCGATCGTCGTCTTTTGCTCGAAGGGCGACAACATCACGCCGCCGCCGCAGGCACTCGATTGGATCCTCGACCTCTACGACAGCGTCGACGAAATCCGCGCCCATGGCCAGACCATCGTCTACGCCGTGCATGACAAGATTGGCCATCTCGGCATTTTCGTCTCGGCCGGCGTCGCTCGGAAGGAACACGACGAGTTCGCGTCCAACATCGATCTGATCGATGTGCTACCGCCCGGCCTCTACGAAGCGGTGCTTGAACCTGCGCGCGAGGTCGTCGAGGGCAGGGACCTGGTCGCCGGCGAGTGGGTGATGCGCTGCGAAGCGCGAACGCTCGACGACATCCGCGCCCTGGGCGGCAACGATATCGACGATGAGCGTCGCTTCGCGACCGCGGCGAAGCTTTCGGAGGTCAACCTGGCGCTCTACCGAACCTATTTGCAGCCGGCGGTCAAGGCCGCGGTGACGCCGCCGATCGCTGAGGCGATGCGCCGCATGCATCCGCTGCGCTTGCAATACGAGATCTTCGGTCCGAGCAATCCCCTCATGGCCTGGATAGAGGCGGCCGCCGAGCATGCCCGTGAAAACCGCAAGCCGACCGCCGCCGAGAACCCCTTCCTGGCGCTGCAGGAAAACATGTCGCGGCAGATCGTCGACGGGCTGGAGGCATGGCGCCGGACCGTGGAACACCTTTCCGAGGAGACCTTCCGCGCCGTCTATGGCGCGCCCGTGCTGCAGACTGCACTGGGAATCGACAGTAAGTCCGACCGACCGCGCAAACCGGCAAAAAGCCATCTGCACGAAGAACTCGTGAAATCACGGATCGCTTCGCTCAGGGCCGAGATAGCGCAGGGCGGTCTCCGCGAGGCCCTTGCGAGAGCCCTGCTGTTCGTCGGGAAGGCGCGCGGCGGTGCTGACGAACGGGGCTTCGAGGCGATCCGCCGGCTGCGCCGCGCCCATCCAACCGCAAGCCAGTTGACGCTCCCTGAGTTCAAGGCGCTGCTGCGCAAGCAGTATTTCATACTGTTGATCGACGAGGAGGCGGCGCTTTCGGCAATTCCGAAACTGCTGCCGGAGGACCTCGAGGAACGCCGCTCCGGCTTCAATGCCCTGCGGGAGGTCCTGCAGGCATCGGGAGCCGTGACCGGCGACGCCGCCGAGCGCTTGCAGCGCATCGAGAGGCTCTTTGGCCTCGAAAGCGAGGCGGTGCCGTTCGTCGCGCGCAAGACGGCGCGCGAGCGCAGGACATCCTGA
- a CDS encoding MerR family transcriptional regulator: MSGVGNIRYKVAEAARLAGVSASTLRLWETQGLVVPERSATGHRQYTEADLARLKRISWFRAERGLNPAAIREALEAESAANDEPGAGSSVEGNIDLQVGRKLRSLRHAGGKTLEQVAGDVGIAPSVLSTLERTSQGVSVAVLHNLAEYFGTTVSSLSGEEEPQSRTLVRAGEWRNWPRTTPGVTVQLLAEGKNQMDCHRFVLAPGASSEGAYRHEGEEFVYVLSGRAEFVLDGDQFYDLYPGDSLYFESRRRHAWSNRHDGETVLLWINTPPTF; the protein is encoded by the coding sequence ATGAGCGGGGTGGGCAACATACGCTACAAGGTGGCCGAGGCGGCGCGGCTTGCCGGCGTCTCGGCTTCGACGCTGCGCCTGTGGGAAACCCAGGGGCTTGTCGTGCCCGAACGTTCGGCGACCGGGCACCGCCAATATACCGAGGCGGACCTGGCGCGGCTGAAGCGCATCTCGTGGTTTCGAGCCGAACGCGGGCTTAACCCGGCCGCCATACGCGAAGCTCTGGAAGCGGAGAGCGCGGCAAATGACGAGCCCGGCGCCGGTTCGTCCGTGGAAGGCAATATCGACCTGCAGGTCGGTCGAAAACTGCGAAGCCTCAGACATGCGGGCGGCAAGACACTGGAACAGGTGGCCGGCGACGTCGGTATTGCGCCGTCGGTACTGTCGACGCTGGAGCGGACGTCCCAAGGCGTCTCGGTTGCCGTGCTGCACAACCTTGCCGAATATTTCGGAACGACGGTCTCGAGCCTCTCCGGCGAGGAGGAGCCCCAATCGCGGACTCTTGTCCGCGCCGGCGAATGGCGCAATTGGCCGCGCACGACGCCGGGCGTGACGGTTCAACTGCTTGCGGAAGGCAAGAACCAGATGGATTGCCACCGCTTCGTGCTGGCACCCGGCGCATCCAGCGAGGGGGCCTATCGCCACGAGGGTGAGGAATTCGTCTACGTGCTTTCCGGTCGCGCCGAGTTCGTGCTCGACGGAGACCAGTTCTATGACCTTTATCCGGGCGATTCCCTCTATTTCGAGAGCCGCCGCAGACACGCCTGGTCGAACCGCCACGATGGCGAGACCGTTCTTTTGTGGATCAATACGCCGCCGACTTTCTAG
- a CDS encoding acyltransferase family protein, with amino-acid sequence MQIARDRQLDGLRAVAVSLVLYAHFFAADGSHWGHIGVRLFFVLSGFLITRLLLQARDETSFETGTALGSFYARRALRIFPPYFAVLGFVWLIGLEHSKEVLAWHALYLSNFWYALQNEWTPWVLCHTWSLSIEEQFYIVWPLIVLVAPRRSVAEICVGVIALSLAYRFYWPLTGTPSLARDLLPPASMDALAAGGLLAVHRSKNEAWPQWVQRSWIPLLALSLILLWLRPVPKTSLLEWLAWIGLEISPLVPLVMLVGSCARGIGGSLGRLFESAPMTALGRISYGVYLYHAIVLAVVVQAQSFIPVNVSEQGLGRFLVAGAGTLLLASISWCAFEQPLNTLKRHFPYVRRQGGGTAAVRPGRADEEASIYLRASGDRAKTLEISDVQ; translated from the coding sequence ATGCAGATTGCGCGCGACCGACAGTTGGATGGCCTACGAGCCGTCGCCGTATCCTTGGTGCTCTACGCTCATTTCTTCGCGGCCGACGGATCGCATTGGGGCCATATCGGCGTTCGGCTGTTCTTCGTGCTTAGCGGCTTTCTGATCACCCGTTTGCTGCTGCAGGCGCGCGACGAAACGAGCTTCGAAACGGGGACAGCCCTTGGATCCTTCTACGCGCGCCGGGCGCTCCGCATCTTTCCTCCCTATTTTGCCGTGCTTGGATTCGTTTGGCTGATCGGCCTGGAGCATTCCAAGGAAGTGCTGGCCTGGCACGCGCTTTATCTTTCCAATTTCTGGTACGCGCTCCAGAACGAGTGGACGCCTTGGGTTCTCTGCCACACCTGGAGCCTGAGCATCGAGGAGCAATTCTACATCGTCTGGCCGCTCATCGTCCTCGTCGCGCCGCGACGCTCGGTAGCCGAAATCTGCGTCGGGGTCATCGCGCTCTCGCTGGCCTACCGGTTCTACTGGCCCCTGACCGGAACGCCGTCACTGGCGCGGGATCTGCTGCCCCCGGCTTCGATGGACGCTTTGGCCGCGGGCGGGCTGTTGGCCGTTCATCGGTCGAAAAACGAAGCCTGGCCGCAATGGGTCCAGAGAAGCTGGATTCCGCTGCTGGCTCTCTCTTTGATCCTCCTGTGGCTTCGACCCGTGCCGAAGACGTCACTCCTCGAGTGGCTGGCGTGGATTGGGCTTGAGATTTCTCCGTTGGTGCCGCTGGTCATGCTCGTCGGCAGCTGTGCGCGCGGCATCGGAGGTTCCTTAGGGCGCCTCTTCGAGAGCGCGCCGATGACTGCCCTCGGCCGCATCAGCTACGGCGTCTATCTTTACCATGCCATCGTCCTCGCTGTCGTCGTCCAGGCGCAGTCCTTCATTCCCGTCAATGTCTCGGAGCAAGGGCTGGGGCGCTTTCTCGTCGCGGGCGCCGGTACGTTGCTCCTCGCCTCGATCTCGTGGTGCGCTTTCGAGCAGCCGCTGAACACGCTCAAGCGCCACTTCCCCTACGTTCGCCGGCAAGGCGGTGGGACCGCCGCGGTCCGCCCCGGAAGAGCGGACGAGGAGGCATCGATCTATCTGCGGGCGTCGGGCGATCGCGCCAAAACCTTGGAAATCTCCGATGTTCAATAA